CGGCCAACCAACTGAAGCTGGTGAGTCTTCCCTCGGCGCTGCCTTTCATGGGCACCAGCATTGCCATCTACTTCATGCTCTACTTCTCGAAGTGAGCCCCACTTATCGCCTGCGTGCGGCGTGCATGCGGGCAGTGGAACTCTCTTGGAGGCCTTGCCATGAAACAACGTGTCACTGCGCTGGCCCTGCTGTTCGCCTTGGCAGCCACAACACCGCTTTTGGGGATGGCGGGCGATGCGGGCAGTGTACGCGGCAGTGTGGTGGAGGCGGGCTCGGGCCGGCCCATCGAGGGGGCTAATATCATAGTGACGGGTACCATCCTTGGGGCCGCCACCGATGCGAAGGGGCGGTTCATCATTCCCAAAATTGCCCCGGGATGGTACACGGTGGTCATCTCCTGCATGGGCTACAAGGAGGTGACCTTGGAGGTGAGGGTGCTGCCGGGCATGCCCACGGAGGTCAACGTCTCTTTGGAGCAGACGGTGATTGAGTTAGGAGGCTTAGTGGTCACCGCCAGCAGGTACCAGCAAGCCCTGCGCGATGTGCCTGCCTCCATGGCAGTGCTCCAGGCCGACGACATCGCCCGTCGCAGCCCTATGGGCGTCGATGAGGCGCTCAAGTATGTGCCGGGCGTCACCACCATGGGCAACAACATCAACATCCGCGGCGCCAGCGGCTACTCCTCAGGCATCGGCACCAGGGTGCTCGTGCTCCTGGATGGGGTGCCCTTCATCCGTGGCGACGACAGTGACGTGGATTGGGACGCGGTGGTGCCCACGCAGGTGCAGCAAGTCGAGGTGATGAAGGGAGCCGGCTCTGCCCTGTACGGCT
The genomic region above belongs to Calditrichota bacterium and contains:
- a CDS encoding TonB-dependent receptor plug domain-containing protein, whose translation is MKQRVTALALLFALAATTPLLGMAGDAGSVRGSVVEAGSGRPIEGANIIVTGTILGAATDAKGRFIIPKIAPGWYTVVISCMGYKEVTLEVRVLPGMPTEVNVSLEQTVIELGGLVVTASRYQQALRDVPASMAVLQADDIARRSPMGVDEALKYVPGVTTMGNNINIRGASGYSSGIGTRVLVLLDGVPFIRGDDSDVDWDAVVPTQVQQVEVMKGAGSALYGSSALGGVVNVVLKEPEGGSRFFARTYTGFYDRPNRESWIWT